In one window of Henckelia pumila isolate YLH828 chromosome 1, ASM3356847v2, whole genome shotgun sequence DNA:
- the LOC140874140 gene encoding uncharacterized protein: MERTNVEESKKDTRSAENSSTIGKKGACINLMLYSLAKKLGIGVIEPTSISLKLADLSVKYARGVVENVFVKLDKLIFPVDFVVLDMDENYEVPIILGRPFLATSRALIDVEKREMVLRMNDKQVAFNMLQSFRDNPIVKSFITIDVFNNCMGEFMQGNNNHDAVLQPQDQKSPAKGVGGSRDSAWHTTATLDDPP; this comes from the exons ATGGAGAGGACGAACGTGGAAGAATCCAAGAAGGATACGCGCAGTGCTGAAAATTCATCGACGataggtaagaaag GGGCATGTATAAATTTGATGCTTTATTCACTTGCTAAGAAATTAGGTATAGGGGTAATTGAACCAACTTCCATCTCTCTTAAGCTTGCAGACCTCTCTGTCAAATATGCTAGAGGGGTAGTGGAGAATGTCTTCGTTAAATTAGATAAGCTAATTTTCCCCGTTGATTTTGTCGTTCTCGATATGGATGAGAATTATGAGGTTCCTATAATTTTAGGGCGTCCGTTTCTTGCTACTAGTAGGGCCTTAATTGATGTGGAAAAAAGAGAAATGGTGTTAAGAATGAATGACAAGCAAGTGGCTTTTAATATGCTGCAGTCGTTTAGAGATAACCCAATTGTGAAATCTTTCATTACGATTGATGTTTTTAATAATTGTATGGGTGAATTTATGCAGGGGAACAACAACCATGATGCAGTTTTGCAGCCACAAGATCAAAAATCGCCTGCTAAAGGAGTTGGAGGAAGTCGGGATAgtgcttggcatacaaccgcgACATTGGATGATCCTCCTTGA